The following coding sequences lie in one Listeria ivanovii subsp. londoniensis genomic window:
- the pfkA gene encoding 6-phosphofructokinase: MKRIAILTSGGDAPGMNAATRAVVRKAIYEGLEVYGINYGFLGLVNGDIHKLELGSVGDILHRGGTFLYSARYPEFATEEGQLKGIEQLKKHQIDGLVVIGGDGSYHGAEALTKRGFPTIGIPGTIDNDISGTDFTIGFDTALNTVLDALDKIRDTATSHERTFIIEVMGRDAGDIALWSGLGGGAEAIIVPEQEFNMDDIVDRLNKGRERGKKHSIIVVAEGVMSGNEFAKQLAEYGDYHARVTVLGHVQRGGSPTAFDRVLASRLGAHAVELLLENRGGLAVGIRENRIVENNIGEILKEKHVCDKQLFDLASILSI; encoded by the coding sequence ATGAAACGAATTGCAATTTTAACAAGTGGAGGAGACGCTCCAGGTATGAATGCAGCCACTCGTGCTGTTGTACGTAAAGCGATCTATGAAGGACTTGAAGTTTATGGTATTAACTATGGCTTTTTAGGTTTGGTTAATGGTGATATCCATAAATTAGAGTTAGGTTCTGTTGGTGATATACTTCATCGTGGAGGAACATTCCTTTATTCTGCAAGATATCCTGAATTTGCTACAGAAGAAGGACAACTTAAAGGAATTGAACAACTGAAAAAACATCAAATCGACGGCTTAGTTGTTATCGGTGGAGATGGCTCTTACCACGGAGCAGAAGCACTTACAAAGCGTGGTTTTCCAACTATTGGTATTCCAGGAACGATTGATAATGATATTTCTGGTACTGATTTCACCATTGGTTTTGATACTGCACTAAATACTGTTTTAGATGCATTAGATAAAATCCGTGATACAGCAACAAGTCATGAACGTACTTTTATTATTGAAGTAATGGGTCGTGATGCCGGGGATATCGCACTTTGGTCTGGTCTTGGTGGCGGCGCTGAAGCTATCATCGTACCTGAACAAGAATTCAATATGGATGATATCGTGGATCGTTTAAACAAAGGTCGTGAACGTGGTAAAAAACATAGCATTATCGTCGTTGCAGAAGGTGTTATGTCAGGAAATGAATTTGCTAAACAATTAGCTGAATATGGCGACTATCATGCACGTGTGACTGTTTTAGGACATGTTCAACGTGGTGGAAGCCCAACTGCATTTGATCGTGTGCTGGCAAGCCGTCTTGGCGCGCATGCGGTAGAATTATTATTAGAAAATCGTGGTGGTTTAGCTGTAGGAATCCGCGAAAATCGTATTGTCGAAAATAATATTGGTGAAATTTTGAAAGAAAAGCATGTTTGTGATAAACAACTGTTTGATCTTGCTTCTATTTTGTCGATTTAA
- a CDS encoding acetyl-CoA carboxylase carboxyltransferase subunit alpha gives MPNEMEFEKPILELKSKIADLKEYNETSDVDLSNEIEKLEKRLAKLEASIYSNMTAWDKFQVARHPERPTTLDYIPLLFEDFMELHGDRAFGDDAAIVGGIATFKGTPVTVIGHQRGKDTKDNLHRNFGMPHPEGFRKALRLMKQADKFGRPIICFIDTKGAYPGRAAEERGQSEAIARNLYEMSDMKVPIISIVIGEGGSGGALALGVGNQIFMLENAVFSVISPEGAAAILWKDAGQAKKAAESMRITAGDLYELHITDGIIPEVKGGAHRDLAAQAEEINKTITKSLHALMAFSEEQLIEQRYEKFKKIGVYETL, from the coding sequence ATGCCGAATGAAATGGAATTTGAAAAGCCCATTTTAGAATTAAAAAGTAAAATTGCCGATTTAAAAGAATACAACGAAACTTCCGATGTCGATTTATCGAATGAAATCGAAAAGTTAGAAAAACGGCTAGCTAAATTAGAAGCGAGCATTTACAGTAATATGACTGCATGGGATAAGTTCCAAGTTGCCCGCCATCCAGAACGGCCTACCACGCTAGATTACATTCCGCTTTTATTTGAAGATTTCATGGAACTTCATGGTGACCGTGCATTTGGTGATGATGCAGCTATCGTTGGTGGAATTGCGACATTCAAGGGTACTCCTGTTACTGTCATTGGGCATCAACGTGGTAAAGATACAAAAGATAATTTGCATCGTAATTTTGGAATGCCACATCCAGAAGGTTTCCGTAAAGCACTTCGCTTGATGAAACAAGCAGATAAATTTGGTCGACCAATTATTTGTTTTATTGATACAAAAGGAGCCTATCCTGGCCGTGCAGCTGAAGAACGTGGGCAAAGTGAAGCAATTGCTAGAAACCTTTACGAAATGAGCGATATGAAAGTACCAATCATTTCTATAGTTATTGGTGAAGGTGGTAGCGGTGGGGCACTTGCTTTAGGTGTCGGTAATCAGATATTTATGCTGGAAAATGCGGTTTTCTCAGTTATATCACCAGAAGGAGCAGCGGCGATTTTATGGAAAGATGCAGGTCAAGCAAAAAAAGCAGCTGAATCTATGCGCATCACAGCGGGAGATTTGTACGAGCTCCATATTACAGATGGAATTATTCCAGAAGTCAAAGGTGGAGCACATCGCGACTTAGCTGCACAAGCAGAAGAAATTAATAAAACCATTACCAAATCGTTACATGCTTTAATGGCATTTTCCGAGGAGCAATTAATCGAGCAGCGTTATGAAAAATTTAAGAAAATCGGCGTGTACGAAACTTTATAA
- the accD gene encoding acetyl-CoA carboxylase, carboxyltransferase subunit beta has translation MLGDLFTKPKKRKYATIPSDGTKADVPEGIMTKCPECKKIMYTKELQKNLMVCNYCGFHHPIGAKVRIDMLVDEDSFEELDANLTTANPLGFENYMDRIDKDKQKTGLNEAIVTGHATMDGNPLVIAVMDSRFRMASMGSVVGEKILRAVEEADKTKKPFVIFTASGGARMQEGMISLMQMAKTSAAFKRFSNHGGLVITVMTHPTTGGVSASFASLGDYNFAEPGALIGFAGRRVIEQTVREELPEDFQTSEFLLKHGQLDDCISRLDLQNKLSFILKIHVKTPEPGGESDAE, from the coding sequence TTGCTAGGAGACTTGTTTACAAAACCAAAAAAGAGAAAATATGCCACAATTCCTTCCGATGGTACGAAAGCGGATGTTCCGGAAGGTATTATGACAAAATGTCCAGAATGTAAAAAAATAATGTATACCAAAGAATTGCAAAAAAACTTGATGGTATGCAATTATTGTGGTTTTCATCATCCAATTGGGGCAAAAGTAAGAATTGATATGCTTGTTGATGAAGATTCTTTTGAAGAACTCGATGCTAATTTAACTACAGCCAATCCACTTGGTTTTGAAAATTATATGGATCGAATCGACAAAGATAAGCAAAAAACAGGTTTGAATGAAGCAATTGTTACTGGCCATGCGACAATGGATGGAAATCCGCTAGTTATTGCTGTGATGGACTCTCGCTTTAGAATGGCGAGCATGGGCTCTGTCGTTGGCGAAAAAATTCTTCGTGCAGTAGAAGAAGCAGATAAGACAAAGAAACCTTTTGTTATATTTACTGCTTCAGGTGGCGCTCGGATGCAAGAAGGGATGATTTCTCTTATGCAAATGGCAAAAACCTCAGCAGCATTCAAACGGTTTAGCAATCATGGTGGATTAGTAATCACCGTAATGACCCACCCGACAACTGGGGGAGTCTCTGCTAGTTTTGCTTCTCTTGGCGATTATAATTTTGCAGAACCCGGAGCACTTATCGGTTTCGCTGGACGCCGAGTGATTGAACAAACTGTCCGGGAAGAGCTACCAGAAGACTTCCAAACATCTGAATTTTTGCTTAAACATGGGCAATTAGATGATTGTATTTCGCGGCTTGATTTGCAAAATAAATTAAGTTTTATTTTAAAAATCCACGTGAAAACACCTGAACCAGGAGGTGAATCCGATGCCGAATGA
- the dnaE gene encoding DNA polymerase III subunit alpha has product MGFVHLQVASAYDLLSSTASIDSLVAKAKEYHYPALAITDKNVLYGAVEFYQKCLAADIKPIIGMTVTIQGYLNPINSYELILIAETTAGYHELLKIASAIQTREEGQELPQSWLRAYSSNLIAISPGAKGEVERLLMEENQDGALEAYQNLVTIFGENSVYLSLQKENPRLFAKIQTFCAEENIRAVATKDVQYIEPKDAQAKEVLTAIRDNRTVDWTTLPLAGPNYFTSQEEMEREWQNDFEKTACEETGKLADRCQVKIALDQHLLPRFPLEAKQKASEFLRQTAYAGLEERGLMAPEYQERLDYELKVITEMGFADYFLIVWDVIRYSREVGILTGPGRGSAAGSLVSFVLRITDVDPIKYNLLFERFLNPERITMPDIDLDFPDNRRDEVISYVVSKYGEAHVAQIGTFGTLAAKAAIRDTARSFGLNSVLLSEWSKLIPSQLGITLHKAIQENPRLENHIKSSKVNEMIWEVACQLEGLPRHISTHAAGIVISDKPLVEQVALQLGSGDARLTQFAMGELEKIGLLKMDFLGLRNLSLLDRVLKSVNYTREKPLTLADISLEDEKTLKLFQTGDTTGVFQFESDGIRRVLRKLKPTSFEDIVAVDALYRPGPMEQIDTFIARKHGKEAIQYPHPDLAPILEVTYGVIVYQEQIIQVANQMAGFSLGEADLLRRAVSKKKADVLQEERIHFVEGARSKGYSESSANQVYDMIVQFANYGFNRSHAAAYSKIAFQLAYLKANYPAAFMSSLLSSVFGNDDKIAQYITEAKNYGIHMLAPSINHSNYYFQMESETSIRYSFRVIRKVPTKFVLEIINERKKAPFQDFFDFCERMPHKMLSETVLEALVLSGCFDEFGEDRATILATIDAVLQYISLLGEDSKGMNLFAEDDDFLKKMKPRYRKTAPISIDEKLEKEKLYTGQYVSAHPVSYYQTKLQNLTITRLANISSGKMYQVAVYIHEVKSIRTKKGETMCFMTISDDTKELSAVMFPESYRKYASLAQKGEILFLHVKADKRNGELQLIVNQAEDLKKVKAPARLFIKLTEPTQMEQIRPILVQFKGKSKVIIHHALTKQTTELKNIQVSPSNELQEALVELLGKENVVFK; this is encoded by the coding sequence GTGGGATTTGTTCACTTACAAGTTGCGAGCGCATATGATTTACTTTCAAGTACTGCATCAATTGATTCGCTTGTCGCTAAAGCAAAAGAATACCATTATCCAGCCTTGGCAATTACGGATAAAAATGTGCTTTACGGTGCAGTTGAGTTTTACCAAAAATGTTTAGCGGCAGATATAAAACCAATTATTGGGATGACAGTAACAATACAAGGTTATTTAAATCCAATTAATTCCTATGAGTTGATATTAATTGCGGAAACGACTGCTGGATATCACGAGTTACTTAAAATCGCTAGTGCCATTCAAACGCGTGAAGAAGGACAAGAACTTCCGCAAAGTTGGCTACGAGCTTATAGTAGTAATCTCATCGCGATTTCGCCAGGTGCCAAAGGGGAAGTGGAGCGGCTACTTATGGAAGAAAATCAGGACGGGGCGTTAGAAGCCTACCAAAATTTAGTCACTATTTTTGGAGAGAATTCTGTTTATTTGTCGTTACAAAAAGAAAACCCTCGCCTTTTCGCAAAAATCCAAACGTTTTGTGCGGAAGAAAACATTCGTGCAGTAGCAACGAAGGATGTACAATATATTGAACCAAAAGATGCGCAGGCAAAAGAAGTTTTGACGGCCATTCGAGATAATCGTACGGTTGATTGGACAACGCTACCACTTGCAGGTCCGAATTACTTTACTTCGCAGGAAGAAATGGAGCGAGAGTGGCAAAACGATTTTGAAAAAACAGCTTGTGAGGAAACTGGCAAATTAGCAGATCGTTGCCAAGTGAAAATCGCTCTTGATCAACATTTATTGCCACGTTTCCCTTTGGAAGCTAAGCAAAAGGCGTCGGAGTTTTTACGACAAACGGCCTATGCTGGATTAGAAGAGCGAGGATTAATGGCACCAGAATATCAAGAACGTTTGGATTATGAGTTAAAAGTAATCACAGAAATGGGATTTGCAGATTATTTTCTTATCGTTTGGGATGTTATTCGTTATTCTAGAGAGGTCGGAATTTTAACAGGCCCTGGTCGTGGCTCGGCAGCGGGATCGTTAGTTTCTTTTGTGTTAAGAATTACCGATGTTGATCCGATTAAATATAACTTGCTATTTGAGCGTTTTTTAAATCCAGAGCGAATCACCATGCCAGATATTGACTTGGATTTTCCAGATAATCGTCGTGATGAAGTAATTTCTTATGTTGTATCAAAATACGGGGAAGCACATGTGGCACAAATTGGTACATTTGGTACGCTTGCAGCAAAAGCAGCGATTCGTGATACGGCAAGGAGTTTTGGTCTGAATTCCGTGCTTTTATCTGAATGGTCTAAACTTATCCCAAGCCAATTAGGGATTACTTTACACAAAGCGATTCAAGAAAATCCGCGGCTAGAAAACCATATAAAAAGTTCGAAAGTAAATGAAATGATATGGGAAGTAGCCTGTCAGCTAGAAGGGTTACCGCGCCATATTTCCACCCATGCAGCCGGAATTGTCATTAGTGATAAACCGCTTGTTGAACAAGTCGCTCTGCAATTAGGTAGTGGCGATGCACGCTTAACTCAGTTTGCCATGGGAGAATTAGAAAAAATCGGCTTACTTAAAATGGACTTTCTTGGACTTAGAAATTTAAGTTTACTTGATCGTGTGTTAAAGTCGGTCAACTATACCCGAGAAAAGCCGTTAACTTTGGCAGATATTTCACTAGAAGATGAAAAAACGTTAAAATTATTCCAAACTGGGGATACCACAGGTGTTTTTCAGTTTGAATCTGATGGAATTCGTCGTGTACTTCGAAAGTTAAAACCAACCTCTTTTGAAGATATTGTTGCAGTAGATGCGCTTTATCGTCCAGGCCCAATGGAGCAAATTGATACATTTATTGCTAGAAAGCATGGGAAAGAAGCGATACAATACCCGCATCCTGATTTGGCGCCGATTTTAGAAGTGACATATGGCGTTATCGTTTATCAAGAACAAATTATTCAAGTTGCTAACCAAATGGCTGGATTTTCACTTGGCGAGGCAGATTTATTACGTCGTGCAGTAAGTAAGAAAAAAGCAGATGTGCTACAGGAAGAACGTATTCATTTTGTGGAAGGGGCGAGAAGTAAAGGTTATTCTGAAAGTAGCGCCAATCAAGTCTATGATATGATTGTGCAATTTGCAAATTATGGATTTAACCGGAGTCATGCCGCCGCATATTCCAAAATTGCCTTTCAATTAGCTTACCTTAAAGCAAACTACCCAGCAGCGTTTATGTCTTCCTTACTAAGTTCTGTTTTCGGAAATGACGATAAGATTGCCCAATATATTACCGAAGCAAAAAATTATGGTATTCATATGTTAGCGCCAAGTATTAATCATAGTAATTATTATTTCCAAATGGAAAGCGAAACATCTATCCGCTATAGTTTTCGTGTTATTCGGAAAGTACCAACCAAATTCGTTCTCGAAATTATCAACGAACGAAAAAAAGCGCCTTTTCAAGACTTCTTTGATTTTTGTGAAAGAATGCCACATAAAATGCTGTCAGAAACGGTATTAGAAGCGTTAGTTTTATCCGGATGTTTTGATGAGTTCGGAGAAGACCGAGCAACTATTTTAGCAACGATTGATGCAGTACTGCAATACATTTCTCTTCTGGGTGAAGATTCTAAAGGGATGAATCTTTTTGCAGAAGACGATGATTTCTTGAAGAAAATGAAACCACGTTACCGGAAAACTGCGCCCATTTCGATAGATGAAAAATTAGAAAAGGAAAAACTATATACAGGTCAATACGTGTCTGCGCATCCGGTATCATACTATCAAACAAAATTACAAAATTTGACTATTACTAGACTTGCGAATATTAGTTCCGGAAAAATGTATCAAGTAGCTGTTTATATCCATGAAGTAAAATCTATTAGGACCAAAAAAGGCGAAACAATGTGTTTTATGACTATCAGTGATGATACGAAAGAATTAAGCGCTGTGATGTTTCCAGAAAGCTATCGCAAGTACGCTTCGCTTGCTCAAAAAGGAGAAATTCTTTTCCTGCATGTCAAAGCAGACAAAAGAAACGGAGAACTTCAACTAATTGTCAACCAAGCAGAAGATTTAAAAAAAGTGAAAGCTCCTGCAAGGCTATTTATCAAATTAACAGAACCAACGCAAATGGAACAAATAAGACCTATTTTGGTACAATTTAAAGGGAAGTCAAAGGTCATTATCCATCATGCCCTGACTAAGCAAACAACCGAATTAAAAAATATTCAAGTTTCGCCTTCAAATGAATTACAAGAGGCGCTAGTAGAGCTTCTTGGGAAAGAGAATGTTGTGTTTAAGTAA
- a CDS encoding DHH family phosphoesterase, with product MKTEILQEIKQFETIILHRHVRPDPDAYGSQMGLAEIIRTSFPKKKVYSVGNDEVSLQFLGKVDEITDEIYKEALVIVCDTANQERVSDQRFSLGKKLIKIDHHPNDDAYGDLLWVNTNASSCSEMIVDFWETFSEELELNQTAARLLYAGIVGDTGRFLYPSTTEETLRLSAHLVTFPFDRPALYRELYELPKNTVKLSGYILQNFVMDENGAATVYLSEALLNEFEVNPKDASALVSLVENVEGIKAWIMFIQEGPVFRARLRSKGPVINELAKEYGGGGHPLASGATLHNDEEIQEMTKKLQLICADK from the coding sequence ATGAAAACAGAAATTTTACAAGAAATAAAACAATTTGAAACAATTATTTTGCATCGTCATGTGCGTCCAGACCCTGATGCATACGGTTCACAAATGGGGCTTGCCGAAATTATTCGTACAAGCTTTCCAAAGAAAAAAGTGTATTCAGTTGGAAATGATGAAGTATCCTTGCAGTTCCTTGGTAAAGTGGATGAGATTACAGATGAAATTTATAAAGAGGCACTCGTTATTGTTTGTGATACGGCAAATCAAGAGCGTGTTTCAGACCAGCGCTTTAGTCTCGGTAAAAAACTAATTAAAATTGATCATCACCCGAATGATGATGCATATGGGGACTTGCTTTGGGTGAATACCAATGCTTCTTCTTGCAGCGAAATGATTGTAGACTTTTGGGAAACTTTTTCAGAAGAGCTCGAGTTAAATCAAACTGCAGCACGGCTATTATATGCGGGGATTGTAGGCGACACAGGAAGATTTCTTTATCCAAGTACGACCGAAGAAACGCTGAGATTATCTGCGCATTTAGTGACGTTTCCCTTTGATAGACCAGCACTTTACCGGGAATTATATGAACTACCGAAGAATACAGTGAAACTTTCTGGTTATATATTACAAAATTTTGTGATGGATGAAAATGGTGCTGCAACTGTTTATTTGAGTGAGGCACTTTTGAATGAATTTGAAGTTAATCCAAAAGATGCTTCTGCGCTTGTTTCGTTAGTTGAGAATGTTGAAGGGATAAAAGCTTGGATTATGTTCATTCAAGAAGGCCCAGTCTTTAGAGCACGCTTACGTTCAAAAGGCCCGGTAATTAATGAACTAGCGAAGGAATACGGCGGTGGTGGTCATCCGTTAGCATCTGGAGCTACACTTCATAACGACGAAGAAATTCAAGAAATGACTAAAAAATTGCAATTAATTTGTGCGGATAAATAG